TTCCATACCACTTAGTGAAGGTTTATGGTGGTTTCAGCAACCGTAAGATGATCGACTTCTTTGTTCATTTTGCGAAGACTGTCTTCAAGCGCTATCAGGATAAGGTCAAGTATTGGATGACCTTCAACGAAATCAATAACCAAACAGCTTGGAGTGATCCGCACCCATTGTTACAAAATTCCGGCCTACAACTTAGCAAGGATGACAATTGGGAACAGGCGATGTATCAAGCAGCTCATTATGAATTAGTAGCGAGTGCCCTAGCTGTGCAAGCGGGCCACGCAATCAATCCTGATTTTCAAATCGGCTGTATGGTCGCGATGTGTCCAATCTATCCGTTAACAGCTAAACCAGCGGATGTGATGATGGCAGAACGGGCCATGCAAAAACGGTATTGGTTCGGGGATGTCCACTGTCTCGGTGAATATCCAAAGTGGTTACCGAAGTACTTTGAACGCAAGGGCTTCGATATGGATATTACCGCTGCTGACTTGGCAACTTTAAAGGCTGGTACGGTGGATTACGTTGGTTTCAGTTATTACATGTCATTTGTTACAAAGGGTCGTGACGGTGACAGTGATTACGATTTCAAGGAACCCGATGACTTTGTTGAGAACCCCTACGTTGAGAAGTCTGATTGGGGCTGGCAAATTGATCCAACTGGGTTGCGCTATGCGATGAACTGGATGCAAGATCGGTGGCACTTACCACAATTCATTGTTGAAAATGGCTTTGGTGCTTACGATAAGAAGGAAGCCGACGGGAGTGTACATGACGACTACCGGATCAGTTACTTCCGTGATCACATCTTGGCGATGGAACAAGCGGTCGTATTAGATGGTGTTGATCTGATTGGCTATACACCGTGGGGCTGTATTGATTTGGTCTCAGCAAGTACTGGTGAAATGGCGAAACGGTATGGATTCATTTATGTTGACGCCGATGATAATGGTCAAGGCAGTTTTGACCGTTCTAAGAAAGACTCCTTTAACTGGTTCCAACAAGTTATTGCGAGTGATGGTAAAGATTTATAGTGAAAGGATGATAATGCATGGCAACAACGAGTGGTTTACGATCTGATTTCTTATGGGGTGGGGCGGTCGCAGCCCATCAACTAGAAGGCGGCTGGCAAGCTGGTGGCAAAGGGGTCAGTGTGGCTGATGTCATGACTGCCGGTGCCAACGGTGTTCCTCGTGAAATCACGGATGGTGTGATTGCGGGTAAGAATTACCCGAACCATGAAGGCATCGACTTTTATGGTCACTATAAGGAAGATATCAAGCTATTTGCTGAGATGGGCTTCAAGTGTTTTCGGACATCGATCGCCTGGACGCGGATTTTTCCAAATGGTGATGAAGAAGAACCCAATGAAGCGGGTTTGAAGTTCTATGATGATATGTTCGATACTTGCCGGCAATATGGTATCGAACCAGTGATCACGCTGGCCCACTTTGAAATGCCGTACCACTTAGTTAAGGAATATGGTGGCTGGCGTTCGCGGAAAGTTATTGACTTTTTTGTGCACTATGCTGAAACGGTCTTCAAGCGCTATAAGAACAAGGTTAAGTACTGGATGACCTTCAATGAAATTAATAATCAGACGACTTATACGAACCAATTCCTGATGGCGACGGATTCTGGTTTAGTGTTGAAGCCCGATGATCCTGACGCTGAAGCGTTGATGTATCAAGCTGCTCATTATGAAGTCGTTGCCAGTGCGCTAGCCGTTAAGATTGGCCATGCCATTAATCCCGACTTCCAGATTGGCAATATGATCAACATGACACCGATTTATCCTGCAACTGCTAAGCCACAAGATATCATGCAAGCTGAAAAGGCTATGCAGCGGCGTTATTGGTTTGCAGACGTACAGTCATGGGGCTATTATCCAAATAATATGGAAGCTTACTTCAAACAGACTGGTTTCCGCCCTGATATCACGGCCGAAGACCGCCAAGTCTTGAAGGAAGGCACCGTTGATTATATTGGCTTTAGTTACTATAATTCCAACACGGTCGCCGCTCAGGATGATAACCCAAGTTACCACTTTGTCGGGACCGAAGCCGTTGATAATCCATATTTGAAGACGAGCGAATGGGACTGGCCAATCGATCCAGAAGGTTTGCGGTATTCTTTGAATTGGTTACAAGACCGCTATCACAAGCCAATGATGATTGTTGAGAATGGGTTGGGTGCCCGCGACAAAGTCGAAGCCGATGGTAGTATTCATGATCCTTACCGGATTGACTATTTACGCGCTCATATCAGTGAAATGATCAAGGCCGTTACCGAAGATGGGGTCGACTTGATTGGCTATACGCCGTGGGGGTGTATCGATTTGGTCTCAGCTGGAACTGGTCAGATGTCGAAACGTTACGGTTTTATCTACGTCGACAAGGACGATGAAGGTAACGGGACACTAGAGCGCTCGAAGAAGGATTCGTTCTACTGGTATCAAAAAGTGATTCGGACGAATGGGGCCGATTTGAAGTAGGAAACTCGTTGTGCTAGAAGACTACTGAATGATTATGCAGTTCGAACGACGATTATTAGTCAATTAATAACCACTAATTGAAGACGACGTTCAAAGTGAGTGAACTTTGA
This Lactiplantibacillus plantarum DNA region includes the following protein-coding sequences:
- a CDS encoding 6-phospho-beta-glucosidase, translated to MTKGYKMPKDFLWGGAVAAHQLEGAWDVDGKGVSIADVMTAGRNGVPRKVTDGVKDGEIYPNHWGNDFYHRYPEDDRLFEEMGFKCFRTSIAWTRIFPNGDESEPNEAGLKFYDDLFDDLLSHGIQPVVTLSHFEIPYHLVKVYGGFSNRKMIDFFVHFAKTVFKRYQDKVKYWMTFNEINNQTAWSDPHPLLQNSGLQLSKDDNWEQAMYQAAHYELVASALAVQAGHAINPDFQIGCMVAMCPIYPLTAKPADVMMAERAMQKRYWFGDVHCLGEYPKWLPKYFERKGFDMDITAADLATLKAGTVDYVGFSYYMSFVTKGRDGDSDYDFKEPDDFVENPYVEKSDWGWQIDPTGLRYAMNWMQDRWHLPQFIVENGFGAYDKKEADGSVHDDYRISYFRDHILAMEQAVVLDGVDLIGYTPWGCIDLVSASTGEMAKRYGFIYVDADDNGQGSFDRSKKDSFNWFQQVIASDGKDL
- a CDS encoding 6-phospho-beta-glucosidase, translating into MATTSGLRSDFLWGGAVAAHQLEGGWQAGGKGVSVADVMTAGANGVPREITDGVIAGKNYPNHEGIDFYGHYKEDIKLFAEMGFKCFRTSIAWTRIFPNGDEEEPNEAGLKFYDDMFDTCRQYGIEPVITLAHFEMPYHLVKEYGGWRSRKVIDFFVHYAETVFKRYKNKVKYWMTFNEINNQTTYTNQFLMATDSGLVLKPDDPDAEALMYQAAHYEVVASALAVKIGHAINPDFQIGNMINMTPIYPATAKPQDIMQAEKAMQRRYWFADVQSWGYYPNNMEAYFKQTGFRPDITAEDRQVLKEGTVDYIGFSYYNSNTVAAQDDNPSYHFVGTEAVDNPYLKTSEWDWPIDPEGLRYSLNWLQDRYHKPMMIVENGLGARDKVEADGSIHDPYRIDYLRAHISEMIKAVTEDGVDLIGYTPWGCIDLVSAGTGQMSKRYGFIYVDKDDEGNGTLERSKKDSFYWYQKVIRTNGADLK